From Xenopus tropicalis strain Nigerian chromosome 3, UCB_Xtro_10.0, whole genome shotgun sequence, the proteins below share one genomic window:
- the prickle1 gene encoding prickle-like protein 1 isoform X1 yields MLPRISAPWYCGTYNSPWKSVSSPRAIDELERPITTVYMPLEMDQKISKHTFGCQRSSTSDDDSGCAMEEYTWVPPGLRPEQVQLYFACLPEAKVPYVNSVGEKCRIKQLLYQLPPHDNEVRYCQSLSEEEKKELQMFSAQRKKEALGRGNIKMLSRAVMHAMCEKCGEKINGGEIAIFVSRAGPGVCWHPSCFVCSTCNELLVDLIYFYQDGKIHCGRHHAELLKPRCSACDEIIFADECTEAEGRHWHMNHFSCYECETVLGGQRYIMKDGRPFCCGCFESHYAEYCESCGEHIGVDHAQMTYDGQHWHATETCFSCAQCKVSLLGCPFLPKKGRIYCSKACSLGEDVHASDSSDSAFQSARSRESRRSVRMGKSSRSADQCRQSLLLSPALNYKFPGMSGNADDTLSRKMDDLSISRQGAGFDNDFWKARDEQETPEDHEEWAEHDDYMTQLLLKFGEKGLFQQAPEDNRSNEHWMSDNIKGKNDLQRNSRNQSLASKKYQSDMYWAQSQDGLGDSAYGSHPGPASSRKLQELDMDHGASGYMHEKMPWYKRSLECLSDNLKPQNENICDSMDSLALSNITGASVDRENKPRPSLFSYQNFQDLNTRDCEKMSNMGTLNSSMLNRSTESLKSLNSEICQEKPPPEEKPMHTSALRRSKSQTRPQVKFSDDVIDNGDCGSIDIRQPPMSERSRRRVYNFEERSQRPHHHRRRKSRKSRSENALHLATESKPSGRERNPRFYTAEDYEKLFHNRSAHEVQAYIQNADLFGQYPNAASNFGLPSQVVDKFLGLYGEDEDSWCSTCSSSSSDSEEEGYFLGQPIPKPLPQRYQYFSDDLCSPTNALSSSQFSQRTTKSKKKKGHKGKNCIIS; encoded by the exons ATGCTGCCCAGGATATCCGCACCCTGGTACTGTGGTACATACAACTCTCCTTGGAAGTCTGTCTCCTCACCAAG AGCGATTGATGAGCTGGAACGACCCATAACAACTGTATACATGCCTTTGGAAATGGATCAGAAAATTAGCAAGCATACTTTTGGGTGCCAGCGAAGTTCCACTTCAGATGATGACTCTGGTTGTGCCATGGAAGAATACACATGGGTTCCTCCAGGTCTTCGGCCTGAACAG GTTCAGCTATACTTCGCTTGCCTGCCTGAAGCGAAAGTCCCCTATGTAAATAGTGTTGGTGAGAAGTGTAGGATCAAGCAGCTCTTGTACCAGCTCCCTCCACATGACAATGAG GTGCGATATTGTCAGTCATTGAGTGAAGAAGAAAAGAAGGAATTGCAGATGTTTAGTGCACAACGCAAAAAGGAGGCCCTTGGCAGAGGAAATATTAAGATGTTATCACGGGCTGTGATGCATGCTATGTGTGAAAAG TGCGGAGAGAAGATTAATGGAGGTGAAATTGCAATTTTTGTTTCAAGAGCTGGCCCGGGGGTGTGCTGGCACCCATCATGCTTTGTTTGTTCCACATGTAATGAGCTACTTGTTGATCTCATCTACTTCTACCAAGATGGAAAAATACACTGTGGAAGGCACCATGCTGAACTACTTAAGCCAAGATGCTCGGCTTGTGACGAG ATAATATTTGCAGATGAGTGCACTGAAGCTGAAGGTCGCCATTGGCACATGAACCATTTCTCTTGCTACGAGTGTGAAACAGTGCTTGGGGGACAGAGATACATCATGAAAGATGGTCGGCCATTTTGCTGTGGTTGCTTTGAGTCTCACTATGCAGAGTACTGTGAATCCTGTGGAGAACATATAG gaGTGGATCACGCACAAATGACCTACGATGGGCAACACTGGCATGCTACAGAGACCTGTTTTTCTTGTGCCCAGTGTAAAGTTTCACTACTGGGTTGCCCTTTCTTACCCAAAAAGGGGCGGATTTATTGTTCCAAAGCTTGCAGTTTGGGAGAGGATGTGCATGCATCGGACTCATCTGACTCTGCCTTTCAGTCTGCAAGATCAAGAGAATCTAGAAGAAGTGTACGAATGGGCAAGAGTAGCAGGTCTGCTGATCAGTGCAGACAATCTCTGCTATTATCTCCTGCTTTAAATTATAAGTTTCCAGGAATGTCTGGCAATGCTGACGATACTCTGTCTAGGAAGATGGATGATCTCAGTATATCAAGGCAAGGCGCAGGATTTGATAATGACTTCTGGAAAGCAAGAGATGAGCAGGAGACTCCAGAGGACCACGAAGAATGGGCTGAACATGATGATTATATGACTCAGTTGCTCCTGAAATTTGGAGAAAAGGGTCTGTTTCAGCAGGCACCCGAAGATAATAGATCTAATGAGCACTGGATGTCCGACAATATCAAAGGCAAAAATGATTTACAGAGAAACAGCCGTAATCAAAGCTTAGCTAGTAAAAAATATCAAAGTGATATGTACTGGGCCCAGTCACAGGATGGACTTGGAGATTCTGCATATGGTAGCCATCCTGGTCCTGCTAGCAGCCGAAAGCTACAAGAACTGGATATGGATCATGGAGCTTCAGGTTACATGCATGAGAAGATGCCATGGTATAAACGTTCATTGGAATGTTTGTCGGATAATCTGAAACCCCAGAATGAGAACATCTGCGACTCTATGGATTCTTTAGCACTGTCTAATATAACAG GAGCATCCGTGGATAGAGAAAACAAGCCACGACCTTCACTATTTTCCTACCAGAATTTTCAAGACCTAAATACCAGGGATTGTGAGAAAATGAGCAATATGGGAACTCTTAATTCATCCATGCTGAACAGAAGCACAGAGTCTTTGAAAAGTTTAAATTCTGAGATTTGCCAGGAAAAGCCACCCCCAGAGGAGAAGCCGATGCACACGTCTGCACTCAGAAGGTCCAAATCCCAGACACGGCCTCAGGTCAAATTTTCAGATGACGTAATTGATAATGGAGACTGTGGTAGCATAGACATCCGTCAGCCACCCATGAGCGAAAGGAGTCGGAGAAGAGTTTACAACTTTGAAGAGCGAAGCCAAAGGCCTCATCATCACCGGCGGCGGAAAAGCAGGAAATCTCGTTCTGAAAATGCACTTCATCTTGCTACAGAAAGCAAGCCATCCGGGAGAGAAAGAAATCCTCGTTTTTACACTGCAGAGGATTATGAGAAACTTTTTCATAATAGATCTGCTCATGAGGTCCAGGCGTATATTCAAAATGCTGACCTCTTTGGACAATACCCAAATGCTGCTTCTAATTTTGGACTGCCCAGCCAAGTTGTGGATAAATTCCTTGGGTTATATGGTGAAGATGAAGATTCTTGGTGCTCAACCTGTTCCTCATCCTCTTCTGATTCTGAAGAGGAGGGCTATTTTCTTGGCCAGCCTATTCCCAAGCCCCTGCCACAGAGATATCAGTATTTTTCCGATGACTTGTGTAGTCCAACAAATGCACTATCCAGTTCTCAGTTTAGTCAAAGGACCACTAAATCCAAGAAGAAAAAGGGGCACAAAGGCaaaaactgcattatttcctaa
- the prickle1 gene encoding prickle-like protein 1 (The RefSeq protein has 1 substitution compared to this genomic sequence) yields the protein MPLEMDQKISKHTFGCQRSSTSDDDSGCAMEEYTWVPPGLRPEQVQLYFACLPEEKVPYVNSVGEKCRIKQLLYQLPPHDNEVRYCQSLSEEEKKELQMFSAQRKKEALGRGNIKMLSRAVMHAMCEKCGEKINGGEIAIFVSRAGPGVCWHPSCFVCSTCNELLVDLIYFYQDGKIHCGRHHAELLKPRCSACDEIIFADECTEAEGRHWHMNHFSCYECETVLGGQRYIMKDGRPFCCGCFESHYAEYCESCGEHIGVDHAQMTYDGQHWHATETCFSCAQCKVSLLGCPFLPKKGRIYCSKACSLGEDVHASDSSDSAFQSARSRESRRSVRMGKSSRSADQCRQSLLLSPALNYKFPGMSGNADDTLSRKMDDLSISRQGAGFDNDFWKARDEQETPEDHEEWAEHDDYMTQLLLKFGEKGLFQQAPEDNRSNEHWMSDNIKGKNDLQRNSRNQSLASKKYQSDMYWAQSQDGLGDSAYGSHPGPASSRKLQELDMDHGASGYMHEKMPWYKRSLECLSDNLKPQNENICDSMDSLALSNITGASVDRENKPRPSLFSYQNFQDLNTRDCEKMSNMGTLNSSMLNRSTESLKSLNSEICQEKPPPEEKPMHTSALRRSKSQTRPQVKFSDDVIDNGDCGSIDIRQPPMSERSRRRVYNFEERSQRPHHHRRRKSRKSRSENALHLATESKPSGRERNPRFYTAEDYEKLFHNRSAHEVQAYIQNADLFGQYPNAASNFGLPSQVVDKFLGLYGEDEDSWCSTCSSSSSDSEEEGYFLGQPIPKPLPQRYQYFSDDLCSPTNALSSSQFSQRTTKSKKKKGHKGKNCIIS from the exons ATGCCTTTGGAAATGGATCAGAAAATTAGCAAGCATACTTTTGGGTGCCAGCGAAGTTCCACTTCAGATGATGACTCTGGTTGTGCCATGGAAGAATACACATGGGTTCCTCCAGGTCTTCGGCCTGAACAG GTTCAGCTATACTTCGCTTGCCTGCCTGAAGCGAAAGTCCCCTATGTAAATAGTGTTGGTGAGAAGTGTAGGATCAAGCAGCTCTTGTACCAGCTCCCTCCACATGACAATGAG GTGCGATATTGTCAGTCATTGAGTGAAGAAGAAAAGAAGGAATTGCAGATGTTTAGTGCACAACGCAAAAAGGAGGCCCTTGGCAGAGGAAATATTAAGATGTTATCACGGGCTGTGATGCATGCTATGTGTGAAAAG TGCGGAGAGAAGATTAATGGAGGTGAAATTGCAATTTTTGTTTCAAGAGCTGGCCCGGGGGTGTGCTGGCACCCATCATGCTTTGTTTGTTCCACATGTAATGAGCTACTTGTTGATCTCATCTACTTCTACCAAGATGGAAAAATACACTGTGGAAGGCACCATGCTGAACTACTTAAGCCAAGATGCTCGGCTTGTGACGAG ATAATATTTGCAGATGAGTGCACTGAAGCTGAAGGTCGCCATTGGCACATGAACCATTTCTCTTGCTACGAGTGTGAAACAGTGCTTGGGGGACAGAGATACATCATGAAAGATGGTCGGCCATTTTGCTGTGGTTGCTTTGAGTCTCACTATGCAGAGTACTGTGAATCCTGTGGAGAACATATAG gaGTGGATCACGCACAAATGACCTACGATGGGCAACACTGGCATGCTACAGAGACCTGTTTTTCTTGTGCCCAGTGTAAAGTTTCACTACTGGGTTGCCCTTTCTTACCCAAAAAGGGGCGGATTTATTGTTCCAAAGCTTGCAGTTTGGGAGAGGATGTGCATGCATCGGACTCATCTGACTCTGCCTTTCAGTCTGCAAGATCAAGAGAATCTAGAAGAAGTGTACGAATGGGCAAGAGTAGCAGGTCTGCTGATCAGTGCAGACAATCTCTGCTATTATCTCCTGCTTTAAATTATAAGTTTCCAGGAATGTCTGGCAATGCTGACGATACTCTGTCTAGGAAGATGGATGATCTCAGTATATCAAGGCAAGGCGCAGGATTTGATAATGACTTCTGGAAAGCAAGAGATGAGCAGGAGACTCCAGAGGACCACGAAGAATGGGCTGAACATGATGATTATATGACTCAGTTGCTCCTGAAATTTGGAGAAAAGGGTCTGTTTCAGCAGGCACCCGAAGATAATAGATCTAATGAGCACTGGATGTCCGACAATATCAAAGGCAAAAATGATTTACAGAGAAACAGCCGTAATCAAAGCTTAGCTAGTAAAAAATATCAAAGTGATATGTACTGGGCCCAGTCACAGGATGGACTTGGAGATTCTGCATATGGTAGCCATCCTGGTCCTGCTAGCAGCCGAAAGCTACAAGAACTGGATATGGATCATGGAGCTTCAGGTTACATGCATGAGAAGATGCCATGGTATAAACGTTCATTGGAATGTTTGTCGGATAATCTGAAACCCCAGAATGAGAACATCTGCGACTCTATGGATTCTTTAGCACTGTCTAATATAACAG GAGCATCCGTGGATAGAGAAAACAAGCCACGACCTTCACTATTTTCCTACCAGAATTTTCAAGACCTAAATACCAGGGATTGTGAGAAAATGAGCAATATGGGAACTCTTAATTCATCCATGCTGAACAGAAGCACAGAGTCTTTGAAAAGTTTAAATTCTGAGATTTGCCAGGAAAAGCCACCCCCAGAGGAGAAGCCGATGCACACGTCTGCACTCAGAAGGTCCAAATCCCAGACACGGCCTCAGGTCAAATTTTCAGATGACGTAATTGATAATGGAGACTGTGGTAGCATAGACATCCGTCAGCCACCCATGAGCGAAAGGAGTCGGAGAAGAGTTTACAACTTTGAAGAGCGAAGCCAAAGGCCTCATCATCACCGGCGGCGGAAAAGCAGGAAATCTCGTTCTGAAAATGCACTTCATCTTGCTACAGAAAGCAAGCCATCCGGGAGAGAAAGAAATCCTCGTTTTTACACTGCAGAGGATTATGAGAAACTTTTTCATAATAGATCTGCTCATGAGGTCCAGGCGTATATTCAAAATGCTGACCTCTTTGGACAATACCCAAATGCTGCTTCTAATTTTGGACTGCCCAGCCAAGTTGTGGATAAATTCCTTGGGTTATATGGTGAAGATGAAGATTCTTGGTGCTCAACCTGTTCCTCATCCTCTTCTGATTCTGAAGAGGAGGGCTATTTTCTTGGCCAGCCTATTCCCAAGCCCCTGCCACAGAGATATCAGTATTTTTCCGATGACTTGTGTAGTCCAACAAATGCACTATCCAGTTCTCAGTTTAGTCAAAGGACCACTAAATCCAAGAAGAAAAAGGGGCACAAAGGCaaaaactgcattatttcctaa
- the prickle1 gene encoding prickle-like protein 1 isoform X2 has translation MPLEMDQKISKHTFGCQRSSTSDDDSGCAMEEYTWVPPGLRPEQVQLYFACLPEAKVPYVNSVGEKCRIKQLLYQLPPHDNEVRYCQSLSEEEKKELQMFSAQRKKEALGRGNIKMLSRAVMHAMCEKCGEKINGGEIAIFVSRAGPGVCWHPSCFVCSTCNELLVDLIYFYQDGKIHCGRHHAELLKPRCSACDEIIFADECTEAEGRHWHMNHFSCYECETVLGGQRYIMKDGRPFCCGCFESHYAEYCESCGEHIGVDHAQMTYDGQHWHATETCFSCAQCKVSLLGCPFLPKKGRIYCSKACSLGEDVHASDSSDSAFQSARSRESRRSVRMGKSSRSADQCRQSLLLSPALNYKFPGMSGNADDTLSRKMDDLSISRQGAGFDNDFWKARDEQETPEDHEEWAEHDDYMTQLLLKFGEKGLFQQAPEDNRSNEHWMSDNIKGKNDLQRNSRNQSLASKKYQSDMYWAQSQDGLGDSAYGSHPGPASSRKLQELDMDHGASGYMHEKMPWYKRSLECLSDNLKPQNENICDSMDSLALSNITGASVDRENKPRPSLFSYQNFQDLNTRDCEKMSNMGTLNSSMLNRSTESLKSLNSEICQEKPPPEEKPMHTSALRRSKSQTRPQVKFSDDVIDNGDCGSIDIRQPPMSERSRRRVYNFEERSQRPHHHRRRKSRKSRSENALHLATESKPSGRERNPRFYTAEDYEKLFHNRSAHEVQAYIQNADLFGQYPNAASNFGLPSQVVDKFLGLYGEDEDSWCSTCSSSSSDSEEEGYFLGQPIPKPLPQRYQYFSDDLCSPTNALSSSQFSQRTTKSKKKKGHKGKNCIIS, from the exons ATGCCTTTGGAAATGGATCAGAAAATTAGCAAGCATACTTTTGGGTGCCAGCGAAGTTCCACTTCAGATGATGACTCTGGTTGTGCCATGGAAGAATACACATGGGTTCCTCCAGGTCTTCGGCCTGAACAG GTTCAGCTATACTTCGCTTGCCTGCCTGAAGCGAAAGTCCCCTATGTAAATAGTGTTGGTGAGAAGTGTAGGATCAAGCAGCTCTTGTACCAGCTCCCTCCACATGACAATGAG GTGCGATATTGTCAGTCATTGAGTGAAGAAGAAAAGAAGGAATTGCAGATGTTTAGTGCACAACGCAAAAAGGAGGCCCTTGGCAGAGGAAATATTAAGATGTTATCACGGGCTGTGATGCATGCTATGTGTGAAAAG TGCGGAGAGAAGATTAATGGAGGTGAAATTGCAATTTTTGTTTCAAGAGCTGGCCCGGGGGTGTGCTGGCACCCATCATGCTTTGTTTGTTCCACATGTAATGAGCTACTTGTTGATCTCATCTACTTCTACCAAGATGGAAAAATACACTGTGGAAGGCACCATGCTGAACTACTTAAGCCAAGATGCTCGGCTTGTGACGAG ATAATATTTGCAGATGAGTGCACTGAAGCTGAAGGTCGCCATTGGCACATGAACCATTTCTCTTGCTACGAGTGTGAAACAGTGCTTGGGGGACAGAGATACATCATGAAAGATGGTCGGCCATTTTGCTGTGGTTGCTTTGAGTCTCACTATGCAGAGTACTGTGAATCCTGTGGAGAACATATAG gaGTGGATCACGCACAAATGACCTACGATGGGCAACACTGGCATGCTACAGAGACCTGTTTTTCTTGTGCCCAGTGTAAAGTTTCACTACTGGGTTGCCCTTTCTTACCCAAAAAGGGGCGGATTTATTGTTCCAAAGCTTGCAGTTTGGGAGAGGATGTGCATGCATCGGACTCATCTGACTCTGCCTTTCAGTCTGCAAGATCAAGAGAATCTAGAAGAAGTGTACGAATGGGCAAGAGTAGCAGGTCTGCTGATCAGTGCAGACAATCTCTGCTATTATCTCCTGCTTTAAATTATAAGTTTCCAGGAATGTCTGGCAATGCTGACGATACTCTGTCTAGGAAGATGGATGATCTCAGTATATCAAGGCAAGGCGCAGGATTTGATAATGACTTCTGGAAAGCAAGAGATGAGCAGGAGACTCCAGAGGACCACGAAGAATGGGCTGAACATGATGATTATATGACTCAGTTGCTCCTGAAATTTGGAGAAAAGGGTCTGTTTCAGCAGGCACCCGAAGATAATAGATCTAATGAGCACTGGATGTCCGACAATATCAAAGGCAAAAATGATTTACAGAGAAACAGCCGTAATCAAAGCTTAGCTAGTAAAAAATATCAAAGTGATATGTACTGGGCCCAGTCACAGGATGGACTTGGAGATTCTGCATATGGTAGCCATCCTGGTCCTGCTAGCAGCCGAAAGCTACAAGAACTGGATATGGATCATGGAGCTTCAGGTTACATGCATGAGAAGATGCCATGGTATAAACGTTCATTGGAATGTTTGTCGGATAATCTGAAACCCCAGAATGAGAACATCTGCGACTCTATGGATTCTTTAGCACTGTCTAATATAACAG GAGCATCCGTGGATAGAGAAAACAAGCCACGACCTTCACTATTTTCCTACCAGAATTTTCAAGACCTAAATACCAGGGATTGTGAGAAAATGAGCAATATGGGAACTCTTAATTCATCCATGCTGAACAGAAGCACAGAGTCTTTGAAAAGTTTAAATTCTGAGATTTGCCAGGAAAAGCCACCCCCAGAGGAGAAGCCGATGCACACGTCTGCACTCAGAAGGTCCAAATCCCAGACACGGCCTCAGGTCAAATTTTCAGATGACGTAATTGATAATGGAGACTGTGGTAGCATAGACATCCGTCAGCCACCCATGAGCGAAAGGAGTCGGAGAAGAGTTTACAACTTTGAAGAGCGAAGCCAAAGGCCTCATCATCACCGGCGGCGGAAAAGCAGGAAATCTCGTTCTGAAAATGCACTTCATCTTGCTACAGAAAGCAAGCCATCCGGGAGAGAAAGAAATCCTCGTTTTTACACTGCAGAGGATTATGAGAAACTTTTTCATAATAGATCTGCTCATGAGGTCCAGGCGTATATTCAAAATGCTGACCTCTTTGGACAATACCCAAATGCTGCTTCTAATTTTGGACTGCCCAGCCAAGTTGTGGATAAATTCCTTGGGTTATATGGTGAAGATGAAGATTCTTGGTGCTCAACCTGTTCCTCATCCTCTTCTGATTCTGAAGAGGAGGGCTATTTTCTTGGCCAGCCTATTCCCAAGCCCCTGCCACAGAGATATCAGTATTTTTCCGATGACTTGTGTAGTCCAACAAATGCACTATCCAGTTCTCAGTTTAGTCAAAGGACCACTAAATCCAAGAAGAAAAAGGGGCACAAAGGCaaaaactgcattatttcctaa